In Camelina sativa cultivar DH55 chromosome 13, Cs, whole genome shotgun sequence, the genomic window taAGATATCTCAGTCCCAAATTCATTGTTAACCATAGCTCAGccacatcaacaaacaaactcaaCCATCGAATCGAATATATCTAACAAATAAAGAGGAAGACACATACCGGAACTCGAAGAAGAGACGGCTTAGACGGAAATGAACAAGACAACGACAACGAAGAGAGAAAGAGCGAATGAGGATATCGAGCGAGAACGGCAAGAGATAACGGCAAGAGAGTAGAGAAAGACAGATTATCGCCAGCGGAATTAGGGTTCGTCGAGAGAGGGAGAGATATCGtcgagagagagttttttttttcggtttgtGAACATTTAAAAActgttcactttccctctcattgaaataaacaaagaaactgtCGATTCTGGaaagataactcagccgtcataaacgATATCTTAggcaaccctcaaattagaatgactaaataaccgagtaaaccgaaccgaaccaaaatttttttttattgagttggtatttttgtattggtatgtttgCTTACTTTCGGTTTTATTCGGcttatttcggttatattaggctaatctacttagttacaaaatattttgggttatttatggttatatattcatctaaccgacccataaccaaaaataaccaaaaattaatttcaaattttttaaaaaatatccaaatggtaatcatattagtatatccatattactaccttaaaccaaacacattagatacaaaaccaaactgttaaattaaaaacaaataatgttactcatctaAACCCTACatatcaaaccctaaaccctaaccctaaccctaatccctaaacgtcatgttttggtatgtttgacacattttgatccgaatgtgtaaaaatcactctttctctataattcttattttttattggttataataaaagtaatattcatttttccattctaaatttaaattttgagttataataatcttattttacaaatatctcataactcagccgtttaagtcaataactcagccattactttGTCAAATAACTGGgccctttttttaattaaaaagaaatcaaagtccttattaataataaatcgtttaaaatatatttattacgcgtgtggatgataacaagaaacataattattgtttgcgtctccccaacaaTACTTTTTGTATTCCCGAGcgggtatataataaattaatatggccgttaataactcagccgtaaaacCATTATTATGGCCATtgaataagtcagccgtaacatCGTTATTAATTTAACTGACTATCCTAAGTCAGTCGTGTAAAGAACACAACTCAGCCTTCACGTATATTACTGTGAAACGACGCCGTTCGATATATTGTTTTAGTAGAAATTATGGGATTTGTTGTGATTTATTGCTTTAGTAATCGAGATCGAGTCAAGATGATGGCGCATAGAGATATCTACGGCGGCAACTCCAGGGCTGATGAGAAAACTGCTTCTGAAGCTCTAGCTGAGTTAGATCTCTGGACTATCTAAAATCTCAAAGCATTatcttaatattgtgtttgtaGAACTATAGGAGCTGAAtcgtaatgaaataaatatgaaaatgaggtaTGGCGTAATCCGGAGGCGTGACAAGGGCGTTCCAATCGGGTGTACTTGCGATGCGGTGCTTCTCGTTGCCACTTCTAATGATCCTAGCACGAGAGGAGAACGTTATTTCAGTTGTCCATATGACATCACAGATGTAACGATTTTTGTACTCTTATTTTTGAGGTTTGTGTTCTgcttctgattttttatttagtgTAATATGAATTATGTACTATTTGTAAGGGTCCCGGTCAAGGCTGCGGTTTTAGGAAGTGGTGGACTGATGCATTGCACGAAAATTTTAGGGTTattcaggaggagaagaatgagaagaagCAGGACTTGGATGCAGCCAAGAAGCGCAtcgagattgaagaagaaatgatcttgaatatggaaaagaaatatgacgtgctggagaagaagtttgagagcttgaacaagTATCTGTGAGATTAGTCAAGCTccgttgttttattttttatttggaattgatatgaactttctatgttgtggtgttttatcaatctattttaataactcagtcatgattaattataactcagccgtgataaacgatatctcagccaaccttcaaattagaatgactaaataaccgactaaaccgaaccgaaccaaaaaataatttttttccaatttggcatttttgaattggtatgtttggttaatttcagttatattcggcttactttcggttatattaggctaatctacttaattacaatatattttgggttatttatggctatatattaatctaaccgacccataaccggaaataaccaaaaaaaaatattcaaatggtaatcatattagtatatccatattaccgCCTTAAACtaaacacattaaaacacattagaaccaaaaccaaaaaacaaataatgttactcatctgaaccctatatctcaaaccctaaaccccaaccctaaccctaacccttaAACGACATGTGTTGTAtattttacacattctgatgagaatgtgtaaaaattaatctttctctataattattactttttattggttataataattgtaatattcatatttcaattgtacatttaaatattgagttataataatgtaaaattacaaatttttcataagtcagtcgtgtaagtcaataactcagccatcacttagtcactttgtcggaatttttttattttttattcgaattttgagttcaattttttaattattttgtataatatattgtgaaaaagctaactttataaatttattgcGCGAGCAGgaacaaaattattgtttgagtttccccaacaacactttttgtaatatcgaggcACGGCACGAAAGACCAAACGAAGCCGTAtcaagtacataactcagccgtacaaagtacataactcagccataatatatatgtttatttaatatttaattataattcaGCTGtgtgaagtacataactcaaccgtaacattgaaaagatactaaaaaaggactttcttatccaagtacaattcctaccaaaagaaatccaaatgtttccaatatccaagtacaattcctaccaaaagaaatccaaatgttttttacacaaactgattcataaaatcaggtgcctcatcgtagatttctgctgccattttaacacgtagagcctggatattttgatcacagattccatcgaaagacataccaagcgctagacattctataaactttaaagcgtacacgccacagtcaTCAACCTGTACGTTTTGCGGGACCTTGGAGACAGTCCTCCTCCTGAAGGTAAACTGTTTGTACGTATGTGTACGATATTCGTGAGGAACGTTctcgttcatcattgctggaatcatccgtgtaaacgccctacaagtaatcaatattttttcctcACTTTCATTGGTTACTTGTCcgacgatgctatcatagcaatcaatatgccccCTAATcagatccacgtgcagcgccacccagtgatcgcctccagtttgtggagcaatatacaagtgatccacatcttcaatccacttcaaattagtcTTTTGATCTGAAGGTACTAAACCTTTCACTAAATCTTCATAACTATTGCTAGTGAATTTAAACAGCTTGGGTTTCATCTCGAACTGACGAAGTTCACGAACCATCATACTGGTGAACCACAggtctataaacgcaatgcgtttgttgtgaTATGGGAAGGGATCTTGGTTGTATCTTTCCCTAAGGAGTCTCATAAACGCGGCCATGTGCTGTAAAAAAGGTAACAGAGTAAAGAACAGCAACTCAGCCACTATGTTTTAAATAACTCAGACAacgacaacaataactaagacattaagataaacttacttcatcagaaAGCCACCCATAGGTACCATATTTTTTTGGCCTCACTGGACAGTTCTTTCGTTCGGTGATTAGTTgcctatagaattcaatttcgaTTCCACCTTTTTTTAACGGaatattcctaacaaacaaataaacacaagttaatataatgttaacaagctgtGATTAACTTGTTAAGAAAAAGGATCTAAAGGGTCATATTTGGCGCTCTTAAGgaactccaaaagtttctgcaacgtgaccggatcaacaggtgccagaggatcatatattccaggtccaggtacacagttcttcctcatgcacgtcagtctgttgtctccaatataaggaaaaatcctcGCTTGTGGAacttgttgtgtattcaatgcacttcCATCCGGGGACAGCTTAACACTCTACAGCCTAAAAGatttaattctatcaagcctaatcttttcctcctcatcatcctcagattcaggttcaagttTGTTGGCTTCAGCAATAAACTGGTCTGTAATATCACAAAAACTGCTTTCAGcagcttctgcaccagcttctccTTTATTCAAACCTACATATGGTACAATAGACAACGACCTAACAGCAGTAGGATTTTTAGGCTTTCTATAtctacctcttttcttttcctgaatGTCTCCAGCcacagctacttctttggccttctttaccgtagctacttctttggccttctttgcagccgcctctaactctttggcatttctcctcgtgaaAGGCCGTGTTATCGTATCAACTGGTTTCTTAgaagctggagacttcttagcagGTGGAGACTTCTGAAGGAAATCAATAGGATTATCAAAATCATCCATCAGATTCTTACTGATCCCATCCAAACCACTGCCATCAACAGATCCCTGTAtaacatagcgaagacaattaacgataatgataactcaacctaaacattctggaaaatcagccataaattatcataaatcagacattaccggaggactgttgacagagtagttttgttgcatttttcctgGAACTGCTGGTGGACCTTTTGGTGTCAACAGTTTATCCCGAAGGTCTTATGGTAACAAGTTctttattatgaaatttttataatttgaaaacgCAGATGTCGTGTTTATCTCAGGTCCCGTGTTTTGGCCAGTTTGTCAAACACCCATGGAAAGAACGtgatctttcatctgtttgaaaTCACGAGCAAAAGATCCAAACCTGGTTTCCATCCtttcattcatcttcttttccaacCTGGTTTCCAAActatctccaatcttcttctctagaTCAGAAGGCATATTGGCAATGTTTGTATCAAGGGTGTCAAATCTTGAGTTTAACCTAGACACCAAGTTAACAAGAGTTCTAACCGACACATCTTCCCccgcttcttcctcctcattagccaaatgaaacaaatacacaaactgtcgtaaacaagctaacaaaaggttacataaaatagaaactcactatacaccatataacttacctttttcctttcttcttcctctcatgtGCAGCTCCTGCTCCTTCACCAGATTAACCACCCTGAATGGTGGAAGTTTCATCCTTCTGgactttccgcttctttgcgggaTGAGATTCAGGCTCAACAGCtgctttagctttctttttcttcttcttcttatcactcccccCTTAGcctcccaaaaacctttaacaaacgtaTTCATATGTATGTCTTAGATCAGGCGATCAACAAATGGGTCGTCTTCTTGATCTGGCCACGTATGAAATAGATCGCAGCCATTTTCTttcataaccattttacagacacgcagctgtaacataagagattatgaaacccatcattaatttttaactcagccatcactaaaccataacagaaacataactcagccatcatagAACATAAATCATCCATCATagaaccataactcagccatcactaaaccaTGACTAAGCaatcactaaaccataacttAGCAATCACTAAACCATGACTCAGCAATCactaaactaaataataattcaacCACTGATAAACCATATCTTAGCcatcatttaaaacaataactcagccagtaactatcagtctatcataacacaatcaaaaccttacctcaccaagcgctttgatctcttcagcaataacCGTTTCCATCgttgaacgtgtacggtttccatGCCATCGAAGCAACGGTATGGCATCATCTTCAGCTGATGCATTTCCAAACcgatctccaaagcatttgatggactcatacgaccaagcctgtaacacgggtgtaaacccactaaGGGTGTACGATTTCCCCGTAGGCATCAACAACTTTATGCTATCAACAAGgtcttcaaatgctgaccgaccccacagataagtcttcattgcttcatcatcaaaaactttttggcactttcatatggaattctacagttatgatgcaaaccatcAAGTCCAATTTGTTGgagaagcaacagccccaaccatttacggtGATCAGGGTTTATCCATGACCGGCACACTTTCAGTCCTTCCTTGAGTTCATTTAATGATGGACCTTCCCCACCAGACACTTTCAAAAGTTTGAAGaactctttgtgttcctcttcaagttcaaaccgttctGTCGGCactgggtctatgtttaaccccgttacatgagcaaattcattcaacccaaacctgataggttgaccaccgacgacaaaccaaagctccttcttatgtacccttaactggttacatagtaggaaatgtattagcttaccagaccagacgaattggctatcaactagcttagagattattccaatagaTAGATCCTTCGTTTTTTCCAACACATCCTGTCCTATTGCTTCCCTAATCGCAGAGAATTCTCCCATCCTCAAATTGGTATTAATTTCTCTTAACTCTAGATTAGAGTTTCCTTCCGCGTAAAGTCTtgggggtaatcccttgcttgttcttcagaaatattcaccatcgacatctgataaataatattattcataagtaaatcataaaataaatcagccaaaacataaaacaaactcatacacaatgcataacataactcagtcacaaatacataactcagatctaaagcGCAAAATAACTCATTCACCAAtacaaaactcagccgtaactcagccgcaaaataaaacaaatcagccatcgaatcgaatagatctaacaaatcagccgtaaaccctaaaagtaaatcagccatcgaatcgaatagatctaacaaatcagccataaaTCATCGATAAAAATccacattcagccggaaaactcGAAACTAAACACTCGACACATACCAGAACGATTAAACGAAGACGAACACGACGATGAAGATAGAGGGAGAGCGAGCAAAGACGGCGAGAGagagcgacgacgaagaaagagaTAGCGACGACGAAGAAAAAAGATCGATTCTTTCACTGATGTGAAtcttataattgaaaaaaaattcaagaaaattgATATTGCTCAAAGTGGAAAACTTTACATTATGTATAGAATTTCACAAAAtcttgaagagaaaaaaaaattgagtctAAAAAACcttgaaaaataacaaaaacgtgGTTACTTTTACTGTTATCTTGACGGCCAAAACGTCACCGCAACATAGAGTCAGAACCAAGTCAGAGCCGCCAATGGAAGCAAAAACGAGCCAAACGAGTAATGTCCAGTGAACAACGAAGCAGAGGTGGTTAGATTAGTATCGCCGTTACCAATATCGCCgtgaccaccaccaccacgacGACGGAGACTATCAGCAAAAGCAGTATCATCATCGTTACCAAAACCGCCGTAACGTGAGAAATCAAGCGTCGAGGCAACACCAAGAAtagcaacagaagaagagatgaaaagatCCGGTTCAGAGACAAGAACGCCGTCGAGAGTATAACCGGAAACAGAGTTGTTAGTGACGACGATCGAGTTTCCAGGTAGAAGAGTCGGGATACGAGAGAGTGGTTTCAAGATTTGGAGATCGGTGAAGGAGAGACGTTGAGGTACGATGTGATAAGCGACGGAGAGACGACGTGGAGTAGCATTGTCGCCGTTGGACGAGACGTCGGCGGAGTCGAAGTCGCTTGGGATGAAAATGGTGGCGGAGAGAGGGAGACCGAACTGGTCGTCGACGGCGGAGAGGAAATCGGCGGCCCAGCCACGAAAACCTCCGGCTCCGATCATTGCTTCGATGATTCTGTCGGCGTGTTGGTGATCTTGCGACGTTAGATACGGAGGAGAAGTGGCGGAGGTAAAGGATGAGACGACGGCGGTgatgagaaagaggagaaggagatggCTTGAGGTGGCCATCGGAGAATCAAAACGGCGGCGACGTTgtaacagaaagagagagaatctTTTTGAGTTCGATCGTTATGATTCTTTAACACAATGAAGTAAGAACTATATTAAACAAGTTaaacatattatttatattaaatattaggAGAAATACTTTAAAATAGACAATTATATCACATATtctataaatttccaaaactaacactatttaatatattaaaatatttataattaatttttagaaatttcttttttaggtttgggttctcaatttcatatttagggtatagttttgaggggtagagtttagtattttgaatttaggatttaatttaaaaaattaattggtgctatttttggaattttagagatattgtactaagtttggaaaaaaaaacttattttggtgctatttttaaaaatttccccTAAATTAATCTAAGTAACTCACTAAGTACTTCAACAAAATTCATAATTCCCGTAGAAAAACCTTCATAGGTTTCTCAATTATACATGTATATGCCTCTCTGGTTTAACTCCCGGTTTGGTTAAGCAATTAACCGAGattttttatgttataaatatggTTTTTAGCTGAAAAATTTActggtttttttacttttttaaaatcaagtttttaGCTGAAAAATTGTACTTGTTATAGTTAAAATATTACTTAAAAACGTGATAAAAAATTTACCATTGGAGATGACCTAAGTTATAAAACTGGTCTCATCTTCAAATTTACTTTACAGCAGAGGTTTTTGTTCAATGGAgagtagaaaaataaaagttgtaagTGTTTAAAGTAACCAAAACTCTCCAAGAGCAAAAACGAACAATTTCTTGACACGGCTTTGTTTGGGagtcaaaaacagagtaaaatgaagaaaagaaaatggaacaaacccaaaatatataagaaaactagaAGTAGACTCGCGTGATGTGcaagataattttttaataattttatcatattttagagttattaaaatatttaaaattttatattttgtgtttcgataaattatcttatgtttgttgtttgttttgttttaaataagtattctcAGTCACTTAAAATGAATGACTATTGATTAGTTAAGAtttaaactgaaattttttgttaatatgaaaggctactttttaaaatattcagtATGTATCCCATAATATATAGAGGTCTTCATGTTTTGATGCACAATCAAAATGTACGAACATTTTTTTATGTTGGAAAACTAACACTgattatgtataaaataaaatgcggCTGAGCATGgacattatgtgttagtttgtccgcttttaacataatctataaaacatcaatatcttctaaaaccaTACACCTCCAAGAAGGACGAAACAGTAGCTTAAATTTCTTGAATAACATCTTCTTGAGCAGAAACTCATGCTCTTCCTTCATTCTCtgtgtaattaattttgttaattagatAACTAGAGGTaccataaataattttgatatttatatattaccagcatgcttcacacatgcttaaaactttttttttttttaatttgaatgttttagcaataaaatattttaatcttaatgaattatacaaatgacttcAAATGCATGTGTTCTAGAAGTAGAAttctttttgttgattaattgcatttgggaaagaaaattctctgttagatatttctatatttttatcatgtacttatatatattgaacatactaaatgcaaactgaattttagtttagaaatgagtaaaaaaaatgttattaatatatattgatatattattatatcaaataaaacttgcttttttgttttatacttttctgtttatatatatataagttgtattatactcaaaatgaccaacgaaaaagagtaaaaacatatcattttattattgagttactttttttagtgttaACTACATAACCTAAGAGAACATAAACTAATTGTTCAccagatatttttttgtcttctatgtttttatttctaaaaatcatgtaatggatggaagaagagataactCAAATCTTTCTACTTCTCAAAGacattgtttttctctctcgttcccttcatctctctctcgaGAATGCAACTATATTAGCTTAGGGCGATCTTTGGATCTTTCGACTTGATAAACACGTGGTAGAGGTGGTAGAGGTGAGTCTTGTTAAATGCATATTGATGAAACTTGCACACATGGTCAAATCCCATTGCCTTGCTCTGCTTTCGGGTAAGCactatcatcacatcatcaacaGTCGATCCTGGCTAGGAAAAATAATGGAacatatgagaagagaaaaaagtgcATACATAGTATAACCAAACAATAATGTTGTGAAAAGAAATtggatgttaattatattttaagaaaagaattaagactaaattgtgtaagaaaataaaaactgaatttggaaGAATATGGCTTTGGAAACCCATATCATGAGTTATATATCACCTACCCTAAACCATCGCAAAACCTtaaaaatacatacaaacacagttGTACGTTAAGgaacaaatttaaagtaatattattcgaaacagttaatatttgtttaaactcattttcatgggtaatacatacaaacacacttgtataaaatatatcatgttTAATAAGTAGCATAAATGTTGTGactaagatataaaatatattaggatttatgaattatgatcaaaatctaaaattttgtataataaaaatttatcaaatcgatcagaagaaaaaaaaattacaacattgatatacaaaataggcaTTCGAAACAACATTTATCAACATTTACAAGTGAGAATGTGTTATGTGCCTAAGACCTTCTTCATCTAACTCTTTCTAATAAATAACATTTCACATGTTCACTActatatatgctccaaaatttcgactcaacttatttatttcaaaacctaaaaatgtcacataaaggaaaaaattaaatattacaaaatttagaaaattgtgtgagaggtagaatatgatgtttgatgaagactttgtctagctatttatagataaatttgtggtagtatgagaggtttttcagttttctttggGTAAAACATCATGTGAGTTATAGTTACAattcaa contains:
- the LOC104738389 gene encoding FAS1 domain-containing protein SELMODRAFT_448915-like, with product MATSSHLLLLFLITAVVSSFTSATSPPYLTSQDHQHADRIIEAMIGAGGFRGWAADFLSAVDDQFGLPLSATIFIPSDFDSADVSSNGDNATPRRLSVAYHIVPQRLSFTDLQILKPLSRIPTLLPGNSIVVTNNSVSGYTLDGVLVSEPDLFISSSVAILGVASTLDFSRYGGFGNDDDTAFADSLRRRGGGGHGDIGNGDTNLTTSASLFTGHYSFGSFLLPLAALTWF